ACGATGGTTCTCCATCTGATTTGGCATCAAAAATAAAACTTTTATACGATGACAAAAATTTATTGCAAAAACTTTGTGAAAATGGAATGAAAAAGGTAGAAAATCAATTTGATTTTGAGAACCAATTAAATAAATTGTATAAGGTTATAAATGAAAGTTAGTCTTATTATTGCAGTCTATAAAGATGTACAAGCTTTGGAACTTATTTTTAAAAGTCTTGCTTTGCAAACGTATAAAAATTTTGAAGTTATTGTTGCTGAAGACGGTGAATCATCACAAATGCAAGAGTGTGTAGAACAAGCTAGAAAAAATTATACCTATGAAATCAAGCATACAACTCAAAAAGATGAGGGAGTAAGAAAGGCTAGAAGCCAAAATAACGCAATTCTTGCCTCGTCTGGAGAATATTTGATTTTCATTGACGGTGACTGTATCTTATATTCAACTTTTATAGCTGGGCATATTAATACTGCAACTAAAGGCAGTGTACTTTCAGGTCGTCGTATTGATTTAAATGCACAGTTAAGTCAAAAAATTAGAAATGGTGAGTTGGAATCATCAGATATAGAAAAAAACTTTTTCAAAAAATATTTTTATTTAGTTTTTGATAAGTCAGTGAAATATGAACAAGGTGTATATATTAATCCGACAGGATGGATTTATCAGTTCTTTCTAAAGCATAAAAAACGTACAACTGCTATACTAGGGTGTAATTTTTCTGCTTGGAGAGAAGATGTAATCACTCTTAATGGTTTTGATGAAGGATATGGAGAATCAGCAGTATCTGATGATATGGATTGGGATTGGAGATTTCGTGCATATGGTTTAGAAATCAGATCATGTAAAAATATTGCGAACATGATGCATTTAGATCATTTGGCTCACAATAGGGGAGATGCTTCACATCAAGTTGTAAAAATGAATAAGAATAGAGAGTTAGGAAAGTATGTGTGTGAAAAAGGTTTAAACACACACTAATTTTTAATAGTTTGTTTATAGCGTAAACTCTCTTTTTTCGGGAAACCTCGTAAAGCAAAAATAAAAAGCTTTACACCATTTTTATTTTTAAAACTTCTTCTCAACAATTTAAATGTTACTAGAAACATTAAAAGATTGCCTTTTATAAGACCAAAATGTTTGAATATAAGATGTTTATATGAGATATAATATTCTTTCAATATAGCTAAGCTTTTATCTGTACTTCCACCACTGTGGTGAATAATTTTTGCAGTAGGTAGGAAATGAACTTCATTGTTATGTAACCAGATTCTTTTGGAGATGTCTTCCTCTTCACAATAGAGAAAAAAGTTAGTATCAAATCCACCAATTTCACAAAAAACAGACGCTCTAAAGAACATACAAGAACCACTGATGACTTCAACAGCTGTAGGTTTTTCAAGTGTGATCTTATTACTTGGAAATTTATTGATTTTTCGAGCAACGGTATTTCCAAAAAACTCTTTGATAAGAGAAGGAAAAATTTTATGACTTGAAGAGTAGTTGCCATTTTCATCATTCACTTGTGCAGTCGCTAGTGCAATGTTTTGATGTAAATCTAAATGCTCTTTAAGAAGTTTGGCAGCATCGTTTAAAAGTTGAGTGTCATTATTTATAAAAAAATAGTAGTTTCCAGATGCATAATTTACACCAAGCATATTTCCTGAAGCAAAACCAGAATTAATACGATTTTGTATTAATTGAATATTTTCTTGAGTAGATACAAAACTGTGA
This region of Sulfurimonas sp. C5 genomic DNA includes:
- a CDS encoding glycosyltransferase, which produces MKVSLIIAVYKDVQALELIFKSLALQTYKNFEVIVAEDGESSQMQECVEQARKNYTYEIKHTTQKDEGVRKARSQNNAILASSGEYLIFIDGDCILYSTFIAGHINTATKGSVLSGRRIDLNAQLSQKIRNGELESSDIEKNFFKKYFYLVFDKSVKYEQGVYINPTGWIYQFFLKHKKRTTAILGCNFSAWREDVITLNGFDEGYGESAVSDDMDWDWRFRAYGLEIRSCKNIANMMHLDHLAHNRGDASHQVVKMNKNRELGKYVCEKGLNTH
- a CDS encoding glycosyltransferase family 2 protein → MKTVDISFITINYNSSDFTIKLIESIQKHTTISYEIIVVDNASEIKDYQSLHSFVSTQENIQLIQNRINSGFASGNMLGVNYASGNYYFFINNDTQLLNDAAKLLKEHLDLHQNIALATAQVNDENGNYSSSHKIFPSLIKEFFGNTVARKINKFPSNKITLEKPTAVEVISGSCMFFRASVFCEIGGFDTNFFLYCEEEDISKRIWLHNNEVHFLPTAKIIHHSGGSTDKSLAILKEYYISYKHLIFKHFGLIKGNLLMFLVTFKLLRRSFKNKNGVKLFIFALRGFPKKESLRYKQTIKN